The Phaenicophaeus curvirostris isolate KB17595 chromosome 25, BPBGC_Pcur_1.0, whole genome shotgun sequence genome has a segment encoding these proteins:
- the PHLDB1 gene encoding pleckstrin homology-like domain family B member 1 isoform X13 has translation MLGGVFPPLNPENMGTLPRRVPLGTRDRIQWQQPVPEGAWRLRAGTMEAPGRAPASPTRRVQTIIQNSPLDLIDTGKGLKVQTEKPHLVSLGSGRLSTAITLLPLEEGRTTVGTAATDVVLQGPGLAPQHCYIENERGTLTLHPCGNACAIDGVEIQRPTRLTQGCTICLGQATFLRFNHPAEAKWMKSMIPAGGRNPPASFGLTAKPEALVNGSRQPAERGRPSHSNLVSSIEKDLQDIMDSLVLDEPASPGSKKPPARGRSPLSPMVNGGGRCLLSPPPSPGTASGGSSYENASPAFSPLSSPSGGCTSPSPSSSQEQGPAVPPLIPLRSSSYNHAVQPPQRPPGGGPGEPWPPERLGDPRAGSPRLAPRAAPRARAALQDRPPSPFREARDPQVPSRQPLSRAAPESPRAARRNVESMRELPPLSPSLSRRAPSPRAAPDAPSPQPRLGREVPGSPRARRKGLEDPRGAGSPSPPLPPETPARRPSFGSCLSPAYGLGSPAVPSPRQSPRVPRKMLGDSQLPAGPRERKNSITEISDNEDELLEYHRRQRQERVREQEMERLERQRLETILNLCAEYTKSDGTEPGDADAGRRLPRGAGAAGRGVEELRQRESLERSDEENLKEECSSTESTHHEHEELAGPRAREAQRLEEERAGILGRLDQLKGRVKELEQQLQETTREAEMERALLQGERESEAARLRQEQELAQQLQEKLSSLDSSIWKERDKERAKIDAERKELEHLRALYHESKSHLAQCPESMREQLRERMRREAEALETEAKLFEDLEFQQLERESRLEEEREARGQQLLQSRAECHRSIARRKERVAALDAQAAQIRLQSTQEAERLARERNSVLQLLQKEKEKLMSLERRYQLVTGSRSFPKTSSALREETLHISEPFELLEGAKPLSPLPAAAASLASPATRSYPKAQEVYRAKMEGDTGALTPRMKSGTPSSSQLNLSVLGRSPSPKLSACPPAQGPPSPAGSLPRNLAATLHDIETKRQLALQQKAEPLPAEPLQPGNLPGQQVIEEQKRRLAELKQKAAAEAQSQWEALHGQPPFPTTFPQLVHHSILHHHRPHGAGPRAEELDHAYDTLSLESSDSLETSISTGNNSACSPDNISSASGMEVGKIEEMEKMLKEAHAEKSRLMESREREMELRRLALEDERRRREQLERRLQDETARRQKLVEKEVKLREKHFSQARPLTRYLPIRKEDFNLRLHIESSGHNVDTCYHVILTEKMCKGYLVKMGGKIKSWKKRWFVFDRMKRTLSYYVDKHETKLKGVIYFQAIEEVYYDHLRSAAKSPNPALTFCVKTHDRLYYMVAPSAEAMRIWMDAIVTGAEGYTQFMS, from the exons ATGCTGGGTGGCGTGTTCCCCCCTCTAAACCCAGAGAACATGGGCACGCTGCCGCGGAGGGTCCCTCTTGGCACCCGGGATAGGATCCAGTGGCAG CAGCCTGTGCCTGAGGGTGCCTGGCGTCTCCGAGCGGGCACCATGGAGGCTCCCGGCAGggcccctgccagccccacacGCAGGGTCCAGACCATCATCCAG AACAGCCCCTTGGACCTGATCGACACGGGGAAAGGGCTGAAGGTGCAGACGGAGAAGCCGCACCTGGTGAGCCTGGGCAGCGGGCGGCTCAGCACGGCAATCACGCTCCTGCCCCTGGAGGAAG GGAGGACCACGGTGGGCACGGCCGCCACGGACGTCGTCCTGCAGGGCCCCGGCCTGGCGCCCCAGCACTGCTACATCGAGAACGAGCGGGGCACGCTCACCCTGCACCCCTGCGGCAACGCCTGCGCCATCGACGGTGTCGAGATCCAGCGGCCCACGCGCCTCACCCAGG GGTGCACCATCTGCCTGGGCCAGGCCACCTTCCTCCGCTTCAACCACCCTGCTGAGGCCAAGTGGATGAAGAGCATGATCCCGGCGGGAGGCAGGAACCCGCCGGCGTCCTTCGGGCTGACAGCAA AGCCCGAGGCCCTGGTGAACGGCAGCCGCCAGCCGGCTGAGCGCGGGCGCCCCAGCCACAGCAACTTGGTCAGCTCCATCGAGAAGGACCTGCAGGACATCATGGACTCGCTGGTGCTGGACGAGCCGGCGTCCCCTGGCAGCAAGAAGCCACCTGCCCGCGGCCgctcccccttgtcccccatgGTGAACGGGGGTGGCCGTTGCCTCCTGTCCCCCCCGCccagccctggcacagcctcGGGGGGCTCCAGCTACGAGAAcgcctccccagccttctccccgcTCTCCTCGCCCAGCGGTGGCTGCACCAGCCCCTcgcccagcagcagccaggagcagggGCCGGCCGTGCCCCCCCTCATCCCGCTCCGCTCCTCCAGCTACAACCACGCCGTGCAGCCCCCGCAGCGCCCGCCCGGAGGGGGTCCCGGTGAGCCTTGGCCACCCGAGAGGCTGGGGGACCCCCGGGCAGGCAGCCCCCGGCTGGCACCCAGAGCAGCTCCGCGGGCacgggcagccctgcaggatcGGCCCCCCAGCCCGTTTCGGGAGGCGCGGGACCCCCAAGTCCCCAGCCGGCAGCCCCTCAGCAGGGCGGCCCCGGAGAGCCCGCGGGCGGCTCGCAGGAACGTGGAGAGCATGCGGGAGCTGCCCCCGCTGAGCCCCAGCTTGTCGCGCCGGGCACCCAGTCCCCGAGCGGCCCCCGacgccccctccccgcagccccggctGGGCAGGGAGGTGCCCGGCAGCCCCCGTGCCAGGCGCAAGGGGCTGGAGGATCCCAGGGGTGCCGGGAGCCCTTCGCCCCCGCTGCCGCCGGAGACCCCGGCACGCCGCCCCAGCTTCGGCTCCTGCCTGAGCCCCGCGTACGGGCTGGGCTCCCCGGCCGTGCCCTCGCCCCGCCAGAGCCCCCGCGTCCCCAGGAAGATGTTGGGGGACTCCCAGCTGCCAGCGGGGCCTCGGGAGCGCAAGAACAGCATCACTGAGATCAGTGACAACGAGGATGAGCTGCTGGAATACCACCGGCGGCAGCGGCAGGAGCGAGTGCGGGAGCAGGAGATGGAGCGCCTG GAGCGGCAGCGCTTGGAGACCATCCTGAATCTCTGCGCCGAGTACACCAAGAGCGACGGCACCGAGCCGGGTGACGCGGATGCTGGCCGGCGGCTGCCCAGGGGAGCCGGGGCTGCGGGCCGAGGCGTCGAGGAGCTGCGGCAGAGGGAGAGTCTGGAGAGGTCGGACGAGGAGAACCTGAAGGAGGAGTGCAGCAGCACTGAGAGCACCCACCACGAG CACGAGGAGCTGGCTGGACCCCGCGCCAGGGAGGCTCAGCGGCTGGAGGAGGAGCGCGCCGGCATCCTCGGCCGCCTGGACCAGCTGAAGGGCCGTGTcaaggagctggagcagcagctgcaggagacgACGCGAGAG GCAGAGATGGAGCGGGCGCTGCTGCAGGGCGAGCGGGAGTCGGAGGCGGCGCGGCTGCGGCAGGAGCAGGAGTTGgcgcagcagctgcaggagaagctCTCCAGCCTGGACAGCAGCATCTGGAAGGAGCGGGACAAG gaaagggcaaagattgatgcTGAAAGGAAGGAGCTAGAGCACCTCCGGGCACTTTACCATGAATCGAAGAGCCACCTTGCTCAGTGCCCCGAGTCAATGCGGGAGCAGTTGCGGGAGCGGATGCGAAGG GAGGCGGAGGCGCTGGAGACGGAGGCCAAGCTGTTTGAGGACCTGGAGTTCCAGCAGCTGGAGCGGGAGAGCCGCCTCGAGGAGGAGCGGGAGGCGCGgggacagcagctcctgcagagccgGGCTGAGTGCCACCGCAGCATCGCCCGCAGGAAG GAGCGAGTGGCCGCGCTGGATGCGCAGGCTGCCCAGATCCGACTGCAGAGCACCCAGGAGGCTGAGCGCCTGGCCAGGGAGAGGAACAGcgtcctgcagctcctgcagaag gagaaggagaagctcATGTCTCTGGAGAGGCGATACCAGCTCGTCACCGGCAGCAGGAGCTTCCCCAAAACATCCTCAGCTCTCAGGGAG GAGACCCTCCACATCTCAGAGCCTTTTGAGCTGTTGGAGGGAGCTAAGCCCCTGAGccccctgccagcagcagctgcctccttAGCTTCTCCTGCCACCCGCTCCTACCCCAAGGCACAAGAG GTCTATCGTGCCAAAATGGAGGGAGACACCGGTGCCCTCACCCCTCGGATGAAGAGTGGGACCCCCTCATCCTCCCAACTCAACCTCTCCGTGCTGGGGCGCAGCCCCTCGCCCAAG CTGAGTGCCTGCCCTCCTGCCCAgggccccccgagccccgcggGCAGCCTGCCCCGCAACCTGGCCGCCACGCTGCATGACATCGAGACCAAGCGCCAGCTGGCCCTGCAGCAGAAGG CCGAGCCGCTCCCAGCAGAGCCCTTGCAACCGGGCAATCTACCAG GTCAGCAGGTGATCGAGGAGCAGAAGCGGCGACTGGCGGAGctgaagcagaaagcagccGCCGAGGCTCAGTCCCAGTGGGAAGCCCTGCACGGGCAGCCTCCCTTCCCCACCACCTTCCCCCAGCTCGTGCATCATTCCATCCTCCACCACCACCGTCCCCACGGCGCCGGGCCCCGCGCCGAGGAGCTGGACCACGCATACGACACCCTCAGCCTGGAGAGCTCGGACAGCCTGGAGACCAGCATCTCCACCGGCAACAACTCTGCCTGCTCGCCCGACAACATCTCCAG CGCCAGCgggatggaggtggggaagatcgaggagatggagaagatgctGAAGGAGGCCCACGCCGAGAAGTCGCGGCTGATGGAGTCCCGG GAGCGTGAGATGGAGCTGCGGAGGCTGGCACTGGAGGACGAGCGCCGGCGTCGGGAGCAGCTGGAACGCCGTCTGCAGGATGAGACCGCGCGGCGACAGAagctggtggagaaggaggTCAAGCTGCGGGAGAAACACTTCTCGCAG GCTCGTCCCCTGACGCGGTACCTGCCCATCCGCAAGGAGGATTTCAACCTGCGGCTCCACATTGAGTCCTCGGGCCACAACGTGGACACCTGCTACCACGTCATCCTGACGGAGAAGATGTGCAAGGGCTACCTGGTCAAGATGGGGGGGAAGATCAAGTCTTGGAAGAAGCGCTGGTTCGTCTTTGACCGCATGAAGCGCACTCTCTCCTACTACGTGG ATAAACACGAGACGAAGCTGAAGGGCGTCATCTACTTCCAAGCCATCGAAGAGGTTTACTACGACCACCTCCGCAGCGCGGCCAAG AGCCCCAACCCCGCCCTCACTTTCTGCGTCAAGACCCACGACCGCCTCTACTACATGGTGGCCCCCTCGGCCGAGGCCATGCGCATCTGGATGGACGCCATCGTCACCGGCGCCGAGGGCTACACGCAGTTCATGAGCTGA
- the PHLDB1 gene encoding pleckstrin homology-like domain family B member 1 isoform X14: MLGGVFPPLNPENMGTLPRRVPLGTRDRIQWQQPVPEGAWRLRAGTMEAPGRAPASPTRRVQTIIQNSPLDLIDTGKGLKVQTEKPHLVSLGSGRLSTAITLLPLEEGRTTVGTAATDVVLQGPGLAPQHCYIENERGTLTLHPCGNACAIDGVEIQRPTRLTQGCTICLGQATFLRFNHPAEAKWMKSMIPAGGRNPPASFGLTAKPEALVNGSRQPAERGRPSHSNLVSSIEKDLQDIMDSLVLDEPASPGSKKPPARGRSPLSPMVNGGGRCLLSPPPSPGTASGGSSYENASPAFSPLSSPSGGCTSPSPSSSQEQGPAVPPLIPLRSSSYNHAVQPPQRPPGGGPGEPWPPERLGDPRAGSPRLAPRAAPRARAALQDRPPSPFREARDPQVPSRQPLSRAAPESPRAARRNVESMRELPPLSPSLSRRAPSPRAAPDAPSPQPRLGREVPGSPRARRKGLEDPRGAGSPSPPLPPETPARRPSFGSCLSPAYGLGSPAVPSPRQSPRVPRKMLGDSQLPAGPRERKNSITEISDNEDELLEYHRRQRQERVREQEMERLERQRLETILNLCAEYTKSDGTEPGDADAGRRLPRGAGAAGRGVEELRQRESLERSDEENLKEECSSTESTHHEHEELAGPRAREAQRLEEERAGILGRLDQLKGRVKELEQQLQETTREAEMERALLQGERESEAARLRQEQELAQQLQEKLSSLDSSIWKERDKEAEALETEAKLFEDLEFQQLERESRLEEEREARGQQLLQSRAECHRSIARRKERVAALDAQAAQIRLQSTQEAERLARERNSVLQLLQKEKEKLMSLERRYQLVTGSRSFPKTSSALREMEQQPPVGPAWLPALDLEKWYQEVMAGFETSSSSVSPPSSPPPLPAKAHSSHKPLQVYRAKMEGDTGALTPRMKSGTPSSSQLNLSVLGRSPSPKLSACPPAQGPPSPAGSLPRNLAATLHDIETKRQLALQQKAEPLPAEPLQPGNLPGQQVIEEQKRRLAELKQKAAAEAQSQWEALHGQPPFPTTFPQLVHHSILHHHRPHGAGPRAEELDHAYDTLSLESSDSLETSISTGNNSACSPDNISSASGMEVGKIEEMEKMLKEAHAEKSRLMESREREMELRRLALEDERRRREQLERRLQDETARRQKLVEKEVKLREKHFSQARPLTRYLPIRKEDFNLRLHIESSGHNVDTCYHVILTEKMCKGYLVKMGGKIKSWKKRWFVFDRMKRTLSYYVDKHETKLKGVIYFQAIEEVYYDHLRSAAKSPNPALTFCVKTHDRLYYMVAPSAEAMRIWMDAIVTGAEGYTQFMS, translated from the exons ATGCTGGGTGGCGTGTTCCCCCCTCTAAACCCAGAGAACATGGGCACGCTGCCGCGGAGGGTCCCTCTTGGCACCCGGGATAGGATCCAGTGGCAG CAGCCTGTGCCTGAGGGTGCCTGGCGTCTCCGAGCGGGCACCATGGAGGCTCCCGGCAGggcccctgccagccccacacGCAGGGTCCAGACCATCATCCAG AACAGCCCCTTGGACCTGATCGACACGGGGAAAGGGCTGAAGGTGCAGACGGAGAAGCCGCACCTGGTGAGCCTGGGCAGCGGGCGGCTCAGCACGGCAATCACGCTCCTGCCCCTGGAGGAAG GGAGGACCACGGTGGGCACGGCCGCCACGGACGTCGTCCTGCAGGGCCCCGGCCTGGCGCCCCAGCACTGCTACATCGAGAACGAGCGGGGCACGCTCACCCTGCACCCCTGCGGCAACGCCTGCGCCATCGACGGTGTCGAGATCCAGCGGCCCACGCGCCTCACCCAGG GGTGCACCATCTGCCTGGGCCAGGCCACCTTCCTCCGCTTCAACCACCCTGCTGAGGCCAAGTGGATGAAGAGCATGATCCCGGCGGGAGGCAGGAACCCGCCGGCGTCCTTCGGGCTGACAGCAA AGCCCGAGGCCCTGGTGAACGGCAGCCGCCAGCCGGCTGAGCGCGGGCGCCCCAGCCACAGCAACTTGGTCAGCTCCATCGAGAAGGACCTGCAGGACATCATGGACTCGCTGGTGCTGGACGAGCCGGCGTCCCCTGGCAGCAAGAAGCCACCTGCCCGCGGCCgctcccccttgtcccccatgGTGAACGGGGGTGGCCGTTGCCTCCTGTCCCCCCCGCccagccctggcacagcctcGGGGGGCTCCAGCTACGAGAAcgcctccccagccttctccccgcTCTCCTCGCCCAGCGGTGGCTGCACCAGCCCCTcgcccagcagcagccaggagcagggGCCGGCCGTGCCCCCCCTCATCCCGCTCCGCTCCTCCAGCTACAACCACGCCGTGCAGCCCCCGCAGCGCCCGCCCGGAGGGGGTCCCGGTGAGCCTTGGCCACCCGAGAGGCTGGGGGACCCCCGGGCAGGCAGCCCCCGGCTGGCACCCAGAGCAGCTCCGCGGGCacgggcagccctgcaggatcGGCCCCCCAGCCCGTTTCGGGAGGCGCGGGACCCCCAAGTCCCCAGCCGGCAGCCCCTCAGCAGGGCGGCCCCGGAGAGCCCGCGGGCGGCTCGCAGGAACGTGGAGAGCATGCGGGAGCTGCCCCCGCTGAGCCCCAGCTTGTCGCGCCGGGCACCCAGTCCCCGAGCGGCCCCCGacgccccctccccgcagccccggctGGGCAGGGAGGTGCCCGGCAGCCCCCGTGCCAGGCGCAAGGGGCTGGAGGATCCCAGGGGTGCCGGGAGCCCTTCGCCCCCGCTGCCGCCGGAGACCCCGGCACGCCGCCCCAGCTTCGGCTCCTGCCTGAGCCCCGCGTACGGGCTGGGCTCCCCGGCCGTGCCCTCGCCCCGCCAGAGCCCCCGCGTCCCCAGGAAGATGTTGGGGGACTCCCAGCTGCCAGCGGGGCCTCGGGAGCGCAAGAACAGCATCACTGAGATCAGTGACAACGAGGATGAGCTGCTGGAATACCACCGGCGGCAGCGGCAGGAGCGAGTGCGGGAGCAGGAGATGGAGCGCCTG GAGCGGCAGCGCTTGGAGACCATCCTGAATCTCTGCGCCGAGTACACCAAGAGCGACGGCACCGAGCCGGGTGACGCGGATGCTGGCCGGCGGCTGCCCAGGGGAGCCGGGGCTGCGGGCCGAGGCGTCGAGGAGCTGCGGCAGAGGGAGAGTCTGGAGAGGTCGGACGAGGAGAACCTGAAGGAGGAGTGCAGCAGCACTGAGAGCACCCACCACGAG CACGAGGAGCTGGCTGGACCCCGCGCCAGGGAGGCTCAGCGGCTGGAGGAGGAGCGCGCCGGCATCCTCGGCCGCCTGGACCAGCTGAAGGGCCGTGTcaaggagctggagcagcagctgcaggagacgACGCGAGAG GCAGAGATGGAGCGGGCGCTGCTGCAGGGCGAGCGGGAGTCGGAGGCGGCGCGGCTGCGGCAGGAGCAGGAGTTGgcgcagcagctgcaggagaagctCTCCAGCCTGGACAGCAGCATCTGGAAGGAGCGGGACAAG GAGGCGGAGGCGCTGGAGACGGAGGCCAAGCTGTTTGAGGACCTGGAGTTCCAGCAGCTGGAGCGGGAGAGCCGCCTCGAGGAGGAGCGGGAGGCGCGgggacagcagctcctgcagagccgGGCTGAGTGCCACCGCAGCATCGCCCGCAGGAAG GAGCGAGTGGCCGCGCTGGATGCGCAGGCTGCCCAGATCCGACTGCAGAGCACCCAGGAGGCTGAGCGCCTGGCCAGGGAGAGGAACAGcgtcctgcagctcctgcagaag gagaaggagaagctcATGTCTCTGGAGAGGCGATACCAGCTCGTCACCGGCAGCAGGAGCTTCCCCAAAACATCCTCAGCTCTCAGGGAG ATGGAGCAGCAGCCACCGGTGGGCCCCGCTTGGCTCCCGGCTCTTGATTTAGAGAAGTGGTACCAGGAGGTCATGGCTGGCTTTGAGACCTCCTCTTCTTCtgtctctcctccttcttcccctcctccacttCCAGCTAAAGCTCACTCCTCTCACAAGCCTCTCCAG GTCTATCGTGCCAAAATGGAGGGAGACACCGGTGCCCTCACCCCTCGGATGAAGAGTGGGACCCCCTCATCCTCCCAACTCAACCTCTCCGTGCTGGGGCGCAGCCCCTCGCCCAAG CTGAGTGCCTGCCCTCCTGCCCAgggccccccgagccccgcggGCAGCCTGCCCCGCAACCTGGCCGCCACGCTGCATGACATCGAGACCAAGCGCCAGCTGGCCCTGCAGCAGAAGG CCGAGCCGCTCCCAGCAGAGCCCTTGCAACCGGGCAATCTACCAG GTCAGCAGGTGATCGAGGAGCAGAAGCGGCGACTGGCGGAGctgaagcagaaagcagccGCCGAGGCTCAGTCCCAGTGGGAAGCCCTGCACGGGCAGCCTCCCTTCCCCACCACCTTCCCCCAGCTCGTGCATCATTCCATCCTCCACCACCACCGTCCCCACGGCGCCGGGCCCCGCGCCGAGGAGCTGGACCACGCATACGACACCCTCAGCCTGGAGAGCTCGGACAGCCTGGAGACCAGCATCTCCACCGGCAACAACTCTGCCTGCTCGCCCGACAACATCTCCAG CGCCAGCgggatggaggtggggaagatcgaggagatggagaagatgctGAAGGAGGCCCACGCCGAGAAGTCGCGGCTGATGGAGTCCCGG GAGCGTGAGATGGAGCTGCGGAGGCTGGCACTGGAGGACGAGCGCCGGCGTCGGGAGCAGCTGGAACGCCGTCTGCAGGATGAGACCGCGCGGCGACAGAagctggtggagaaggaggTCAAGCTGCGGGAGAAACACTTCTCGCAG GCTCGTCCCCTGACGCGGTACCTGCCCATCCGCAAGGAGGATTTCAACCTGCGGCTCCACATTGAGTCCTCGGGCCACAACGTGGACACCTGCTACCACGTCATCCTGACGGAGAAGATGTGCAAGGGCTACCTGGTCAAGATGGGGGGGAAGATCAAGTCTTGGAAGAAGCGCTGGTTCGTCTTTGACCGCATGAAGCGCACTCTCTCCTACTACGTGG ATAAACACGAGACGAAGCTGAAGGGCGTCATCTACTTCCAAGCCATCGAAGAGGTTTACTACGACCACCTCCGCAGCGCGGCCAAG AGCCCCAACCCCGCCCTCACTTTCTGCGTCAAGACCCACGACCGCCTCTACTACATGGTGGCCCCCTCGGCCGAGGCCATGCGCATCTGGATGGACGCCATCGTCACCGGCGCCGAGGGCTACACGCAGTTCATGAGCTGA